A DNA window from Malus domestica chromosome 12, GDT2T_hap1 contains the following coding sequences:
- the LOC103452966 gene encoding LOW QUALITY PROTEIN: acyl-coenzyme A oxidase 4, peroxisomal (The sequence of the model RefSeq protein was modified relative to this genomic sequence to represent the inferred CDS: inserted 2 bases in 2 codons), translated as MTVPPYQDDVKNNERTNYFNSPALDVSVTFPQATRASTFPPCTSDCYKIDDLLTPEEQAIRLRVRECMEKDVAPIMAEYWEKAEFPFQIIPKLGALRIAGGTVKFVGCPGLSITANAFATAEIARVDASCSTFFLVHSSAAMLTIALCGSEAQKQKYLPSLAEFKTVACWGLTEPDYGSDATATKVEGGWVLEGQKRWIGNSTFADVLIIFARNTTTNQINGFIVKKNAPGLTATKIENKIGLRIVQNGDILLNRVFVPDEERLPGVNSFQDTNKVLAVSRVMVAWQPIGLCMGVYDMCHRYRKERKQFGXPLAAFQINQEKLVRMLGNVQAMVLIGXLCKVYEAGKMTPGHASMGKSWITLRARETVALGRELLGGNGILSDFLVANAFGDLEPIYTFEGTYDINALVTGREVTGIASFRPAASTQRSRL; from the exons ATGACAGTTCCGCCGTATCAGG ATGATGTTAAGAATAATGAGAGGACGAATTACTTCAATTCCCCTGCATTGGATGTCTCAGTTACTTTTCCGCAAGCAACGCGGGCTTCTACTTTTCCTCCCTGCA CTTCGGATTGTTACAAGATTGATGATCTATTGACACCAGAGGAGCAGGCTATTAGGTTGCGAGTAAGAGAGTGTATGGAGAAAGACGTTGCTCCAATTATGGCAGAG TATTGGGAGAAGGCAGAGTTTCCATTTCAAATTATTCCAAAGCTTGGTGCATTGCGCATTGCTGGTGGGACAGTCA AATTTGTTGGATGTCCTGGTCTTTCTATTACGGCAAATGCTTTTGCTACAGCTGAAATTGCTAGAGTTGATGCAAGCTGTTCTACTTTCTTCTTGGTTCATTCCTCAGCAGCAATGCTTACTATTG CATTATGTGGGTCAGAGGCTCAAAAGCAGAAATATCTACCTTCTTTGGCTGAATTTAAGACTGTCGCCTGCTGG GGTTTGACTGAGCCTGACTATGGAAGTGATGCGACAGCAACAAAG GTGGAAGGAGGTTGGGTACTTGAAGGCCAAAAGCGATGGATAGGAAACAGTACATTTGCTGAtgtcttgattatttttgctAGGAATACAACAACAAATCAGATTAATGG ATTTATAGTAAAGAAGAATGCCCCTGGACTGACAGctacaaaaatagaaaataaaattggttTACGCATTGTTCAAAATGGAGATATTCTCTTAAATAGAGTATTTGTTCCAGATGAGGAAAGGCTACCTGGTGTTAATTCTTTTCAGGATACTAACAAG GTTCTTGCTGTTTCGCGTGTCATGGTCGCCTGGCAACCTATTGGTTTATGTATGGGGGTCTATGATATGTGTCACAG GTATCGGAAGGAGAGGAAACAATTTG GCCCTCTTGCAGCCTTCCAGATCAACCAAGAGAAACTTGTCCGTATGCTTGGTAATGTTCAAGCTATGGTTCTTATAG GCCTCTGCAAGGTGTATGAGGCGGGTAAAATGACTCCAGGTCATGCTAGCATGGGGAag TCATGGATCACTCTGAGGGCAAGGGAAACGGTTGCTCTAGGGAGGGAATTACTCGGTGGCAATGGAATCTTATCTGATTTTCTTGTTGCAAAT GCTTTCGGTGATTTGGAACCCATCTACACATTCGAAGGCACTTATGACATCAACGCCTTGGTCACCGGTAGGGAAGTCACTGGCATTGCCAGCTTCAGGCCAGCTGCATCGACCCAGCGAAGCCGTCTGTAG